A genomic window from Kineococcus rhizosphaerae includes:
- a CDS encoding papain-like cysteine protease family protein, which yields MRFQSRVALFIALLTAFLGAGVVGAQAASRMNAAAIYVQEQSNWCWSATSRTIAQHVGANAASQCQFVKWGKNRGDCPDVTGAFTTDVSRALTMAGVHGIGYVYTYPESYAQLQDEMNLNRLNMIRFQWSNGSGHMLIVRGYDTNGSVVSFIDPTLNSFQFQSYSWMVNGTGHTWTHTRYAIT from the coding sequence GTGCGATTCCAGTCACGAGTAGCGCTCTTCATCGCCCTGCTCACCGCGTTCTTAGGCGCGGGCGTTGTCGGGGCCCAGGCGGCGAGCCGCATGAACGCCGCGGCCATCTACGTCCAGGAGCAGTCCAACTGGTGTTGGTCGGCGACATCTCGGACCATCGCTCAGCACGTGGGTGCCAACGCTGCGAGTCAGTGCCAGTTCGTGAAGTGGGGCAAGAACCGCGGCGACTGCCCGGACGTGACCGGTGCGTTCACCACCGACGTCTCGCGCGCACTCACCATGGCAGGGGTCCACGGCATCGGCTACGTGTACACCTACCCTGAGTCCTACGCGCAACTGCAGGACGAGATGAACCTGAACCGACTGAACATGATCAGGTTCCAGTGGTCCAATGGCAGTGGACACATGCTCATCGTGCGTGGCTACGACACCAACGGTTCGGTCGTCAGCTTCATCGACCCCACACTGAACAGCTTCCAGTTCCAGTCGTACTCCTGGATGGTCAACGGGACCGGCCACACCTGGACCCACACTCGTTACGCGATCACCTGA
- the ligA gene encoding NAD-dependent DNA ligase LigA, translating to MTEISTNPGAFTDQASFTAAVAQVQEAEVAYRLDQPLMPDSAFDALKDRVAATKAAHPDWNDEGVTTQVASGASVGGDVRHSSPMLSLAKATTVEEVRAFITGLTVDGQEPGPLVVEVKMDGCAISARYENGALVLAAQRGDGTSGEDITGQITRGAGVAGLPARLTTSAGQSWSGEVRGEVYMSETDFDAANELRVAAGSAPFANPRNAVSGSLRNIDRTYDVPMSFAAYDLLPTQTDSQDSTGGGAGGELATYSQSLGTAQTLGFATARQLLPQNLRTPHEGTEDVLAAIEAIEALRPALGFPIDGSVLKVDSLATRRRLGQRTGSPRWALAYKYAPDTAVTTLRDIEISVGRTGRLGFRAVLDPVAVGGTTITYVTMHNAPWIIERDLRIGDEVWVYRAGDVIPRVTSANLAARPADAQPWSAPTHCPQCGEELDTTSLLWRCHTPSCSIAGALDYWASSDALDIDGIGTVVCEALAETGLARDVADLYDLTVAQWASLPLGVTETGATRTLGELNAAKIVDGLEASKTQPLNRVITGLGIRMTGRSVGRWLAARFGSMDALRAASVEELAAINKLGTIKATHIADGLTRLSPVIDRLAAHGLTMTVPDDGAAKPLAGKTYVVSGAVPGYTRTTIAERIEALGGTASSSVSAKTTALVTAETDTAKARKAAQLDIPVIDPTEFAAMLA from the coding sequence ATGACCGAGATCAGCACGAACCCCGGCGCTTTCACCGACCAGGCATCCTTCACCGCCGCCGTCGCCCAGGTGCAGGAAGCCGAGGTGGCCTACCGCCTCGACCAGCCCCTGATGCCCGACTCCGCCTTCGACGCCCTCAAGGACCGCGTCGCCGCCACCAAGGCCGCGCACCCGGACTGGAACGACGAGGGCGTCACCACTCAGGTCGCCTCCGGGGCCAGCGTCGGCGGGGACGTGCGCCACAGCAGCCCCATGCTGAGCCTGGCCAAGGCCACCACCGTCGAGGAGGTCCGCGCCTTCATCACCGGCCTCACCGTCGACGGGCAGGAGCCCGGTCCCCTCGTGGTCGAGGTGAAGATGGACGGCTGCGCCATCAGCGCCCGCTACGAGAACGGCGCCCTCGTCCTGGCCGCCCAGCGCGGCGACGGCACCAGCGGCGAGGACATCACCGGCCAGATCACCCGCGGCGCGGGCGTGGCCGGCCTGCCCGCCCGCCTCACCACCAGCGCAGGACAGAGCTGGTCCGGGGAGGTGCGCGGGGAGGTCTACATGAGCGAGACCGACTTCGACGCCGCCAACGAGCTGCGTGTGGCCGCGGGCAGCGCCCCCTTCGCCAACCCGCGCAACGCGGTCAGCGGCTCCCTGCGCAACATCGACCGCACCTACGACGTGCCGATGAGTTTCGCCGCCTACGACCTCCTCCCGACCCAGACCGACAGCCAGGACAGCACCGGGGGTGGTGCCGGGGGCGAGCTGGCGACCTACAGCCAGAGCCTGGGCACCGCGCAGACTCTCGGCTTCGCCACCGCCCGCCAGCTCCTGCCGCAGAACCTGCGCACCCCCCACGAGGGCACCGAGGACGTGCTCGCTGCCATCGAAGCCATCGAGGCGCTGCGCCCGGCTCTCGGCTTCCCCATCGACGGCTCGGTCCTGAAGGTCGACTCCCTGGCCACCCGCCGCCGCCTCGGGCAGCGCACCGGCTCCCCCCGCTGGGCGCTGGCGTACAAGTACGCCCCCGACACCGCCGTCACCACCTTGCGCGACATCGAGATCAGTGTCGGGCGCACCGGCCGCCTGGGCTTTCGCGCCGTCCTCGACCCCGTCGCCGTCGGGGGGACGACCATCACCTACGTCACCATGCACAACGCCCCCTGGATCATCGAACGCGACCTGCGCATCGGCGACGAGGTCTGGGTCTACCGCGCCGGCGACGTCATCCCCCGCGTCACGAGCGCGAACCTCGCCGCCCGTCCCGCCGACGCGCAGCCGTGGAGCGCGCCGACGCACTGCCCGCAGTGCGGGGAGGAACTGGACACCACCTCCCTGCTGTGGCGCTGCCACACCCCCTCCTGCTCCATCGCCGGAGCCCTGGACTACTGGGCCAGCAGCGACGCCCTGGACATCGACGGCATCGGCACCGTCGTCTGCGAGGCGCTGGCCGAGACCGGCCTGGCCCGCGATGTGGCCGACCTGTACGACCTCACCGTCGCCCAGTGGGCGAGCCTGCCCCTCGGGGTCACCGAGACCGGCGCGACCCGCACCCTCGGGGAGCTGAACGCCGCCAAGATCGTCGACGGCCTCGAAGCCAGCAAGACCCAGCCGCTGAACCGCGTCATCACCGGCCTGGGCATCCGCATGACCGGACGCTCCGTCGGACGCTGGCTCGCCGCCCGCTTCGGCTCCATGGACGCCCTGCGCGCCGCCAGCGTCGAGGAGCTGGCCGCGATCAACAAGCTCGGCACCATCAAGGCCACCCACATCGCCGACGGCCTCACCCGCCTCAGCCCGGTCATCGACCGCCTCGCCGCGCACGGCCTGACGATGACCGTCCCCGACGACGGCGCCGCCAAGCCGCTCGCGGGCAAGACCTACGTCGTCTCCGGCGCCGTGCCCGGCTACACCCGCACCACCATCGCCGAACGCATCGAAGCCCTCGGCGGCACCGCCAGCAGCAGCGTCTCAGCCAAGACAACCGCCCTGGTCACCGCCGAGACCGACACCGCCAAGGCCCGCAAGGCCGCCCAGCTGGACATCCCCGTCATCGACCCGACCGAGTTCGCCGCCATGCTGGCCTGA